The genomic segment TTTTTGTCGGTGCGATAACGAACCTGACCAGCCTTGGCGTTTTTAACCGCGGTAGCTACGTCTGGAGTTACGGTGCCGACTTTAGGGTTAGGCATCAGGCCACGTGGGCCGAGGATCTGACCCAACTGACCTACAACGCGCATGGCATCCGGGGATGCGATAACTACGTCATAGTTCAGGTCGCCGCCTTTCATTTCGGCAGCCAGATCATCCATACCTACACGGTCAGCGCCGGCAGCCAGAGCGGCCTCGGCAGCTGGACCCTGGGTGAACACAGCAACGCGAACAGTCTTGCCAGTGCCGTGTGGCAGCACAGTAGCGCTACGAACAACCTGGTCCGATTTACGCGGGTCAACACCCAGGTTTACAGCAACGTCAAACGACTCGCTGAACTTGACAGTCGACAGCTCAGCCAGCAGAGCAGCAGCGTCTACAAAGTTGTAGGACTTGCCTGCTTCGATTTTGCCGGCGATAGCCTTTTGACGCTTGGTCAACTTAGCCATTACACACCCTCCACGTTAAGGCCCATGCTACGAGCAGAACCGGCGATAGTACGCACGGCCGCGTCCATATCAGCTGCAGTCAGATCCGCGTTTTTGGTTTTCGCGATTTCTTCCAGCTGAGCACGGGTAACGGTGCCAACCTTAACGGTGTTCGGACGAGCGGAACCGCTAGTCAGACCAGCAGCTTTCTTCAGCAGAACCGAAGCAGGTGTGGATTTGGTTTCGAAAGTGAAGCTACGGTCGCTATAGACAGTGATGATCACCGGAGTCGGCAGACCAGCTTCAAGACCCTGAGTACGGGCGTTGAAAGCCTTGCAGAATTCCATGATGTTCACGCCGTGCTGACCCAGAGCAGGACCAACAGGTGGGCTTGGGTTAGCCTGAGCGGCCTTCACTTGCAGCTTGATGTAAGCGGTAATCTTCTTGGCCATGAGGCACTCCAATTACGGGTTCAAACGCCTCGAAAGGCTCCCCGGTTACTTGCGCGTTTATCCCAGTGACGACAAAACCCCACAGCCTAAGCTGCGGGGTTGGGATGCTTGTTCGGCTAGACCTTTTCGACCTGGCTGAACTCTAACTCTACCGGAGTAGAGCGACCGAAAATGAGCACTGCCACTTGGATCCGGCTCTTTTCGTAGTTAACTTCTTCAACCGTACCGGTAAAATCGGCAAACGGCCCATCGTTGACACGAACCGACTCACCT from the Pseudomonas sp. N3-W genome contains:
- the rplA gene encoding 50S ribosomal protein L1; amino-acid sequence: MAKLTKRQKAIAGKIEAGKSYNFVDAAALLAELSTVKFSESFDVAVNLGVDPRKSDQVVRSATVLPHGTGKTVRVAVFTQGPAAEAALAAGADRVGMDDLAAEMKGGDLNYDVVIASPDAMRVVGQLGQILGPRGLMPNPKVGTVTPDVATAVKNAKAGQVRYRTDKNGIIHTSVGKVGFDAVKLKENVEALIADLKRIKPASSKGIYVKRVTLSTTMGPGLVIDQGSLDA
- the rplK gene encoding 50S ribosomal protein L11, translated to MAKKITAYIKLQVKAAQANPSPPVGPALGQHGVNIMEFCKAFNARTQGLEAGLPTPVIITVYSDRSFTFETKSTPASVLLKKAAGLTSGSARPNTVKVGTVTRAQLEEIAKTKNADLTAADMDAAVRTIAGSARSMGLNVEGV